In the Deltaproteobacteria bacterium genome, TCGATCTCTCGCCCGGCCTCGTCGATCCCCTCAGCGGCACACCGCGGCCGCTCGCCGTCGCCCGCTATCTCGCGACGCAACGGCGCGCGCTGCCCACTCTCTTCGCCATGCAGCGCATGATGCACGCGGCGCAGACCAGTCTCGACACATTCTTCCACGCCTGGCTCCGCGGCCCGTAAGCGACGCGCCCCGTTGCAGGCGGTACCCCTCTTGACTTCGTCAAACATCTGTTTCAAACGGATGTTCATGCAACGAGGCAATGGCGGGGATACCCGAGCGCGAGTGCTGGCTGCGGCCGCCGAGCTGTTTGCTGCGCACGGCTTCCATGGCACGACGGCGCGCGACATCGCCGCGCGCGCGCGCGTCAATCTCGCCGCCGGCAACTACCATTTCGGCTCCAAGCGCGACTTGTACCTCGAAGTGCTGCGCGGCCAGTTCGCCGAGATTCGTGCCCTGCTCGCGCGCCGCGGCGCCAGCAAGCCGCCCAGCGAGGTGCAGCGGATGTCGCGCCGTGGCATCGAAGGCCTCCTGCAAACCCGTTCCCAGGCGATGCTCGACTTGCTGATCGGACCCCCGCCCGGACTCCACGGAACACTGATGCAGCGCGAGATGACCGACCCCAGCGAGGCGCTGCCGGTCATCGTCGACGAGTTCATTTTGCCGATGATGGAGGAGATGAAGACAATCCTCGCCCCGCTTGCCCCCAATCTCGCGGCCGTGACGATCGAGCGCTGCGTGCACAGCATCATGGGGCAAGCGCTCTTCTATCGCTTCGTGATGCCGGCGATGCTGCGCGTCCTCGATCGCCGCACCTATCCACGCGGGTTCGCCCGCACGCTGGCCAAACACATCACGCAGTTCTCACTCGGAGGCATCGATCGCCTCGCCGCACCGCAACGGAGGTCGCACCATGCCCGCTAGCGGGGTGCTTCGCTGCCTCGTACTCTGCGGTGGGCTCGCGCTTGGCGGCTGCGCGACGATGGCGACATTCACGCGCCCGGAAGGTGACGGCGGGTGGAGTGCGGCTCGACGCCAGGAAGAACTCGGACAACGCG is a window encoding:
- a CDS encoding CerR family C-terminal domain-containing protein; translated protein: MQRGNGGDTRARVLAAAAELFAAHGFHGTTARDIAARARVNLAAGNYHFGSKRDLYLEVLRGQFAEIRALLARRGASKPPSEVQRMSRRGIEGLLQTRSQAMLDLLIGPPPGLHGTLMQREMTDPSEALPVIVDEFILPMMEEMKTILAPLAPNLAAVTIERCVHSIMGQALFYRFVMPAMLRVLDRRTYPRGFARTLAKHITQFSLGGIDRLAAPQRRSHHAR